A single region of the Prochlorococcus marinus str. MIT 0917 genome encodes:
- the rpsL gene encoding 30S ribosomal protein S12: MPTIQQLIRTERKTLKTKTKSPALRGCPERRGVCTRVYTSTPKKPNSALRKVARVRLTSGFEVTAYIGGIGHNLQEHSVVLLRGGRVKDLPGVRYHIVRGTLDTAGVKDRRQSRSKYGAKSPKE, translated from the coding sequence ATGCCAACCATTCAACAGTTGATAAGAACAGAGCGAAAGACTCTTAAAACAAAGACAAAATCTCCTGCTTTGCGAGGCTGCCCAGAAAGGAGAGGAGTCTGTACAAGGGTTTACACCTCAACTCCCAAAAAACCTAATTCTGCTCTTAGGAAAGTAGCTCGTGTCAGATTAACCTCAGGTTTTGAGGTGACTGCATACATTGGTGGTATCGGTCATAATCTTCAAGAACACTCTGTCGTTTTGCTTAGAGGCGGAAGAGTTAAAGATCTACCAGGAGTTAGATATCATATAGTCAGAGGAACTCTTGATACCGCTGGGGTTAAAGACCGTAGACAGTCAAGATCAAAATATGGAGCTAAATCTCCTAAAGAATAA
- the rpsG gene encoding 30S ribosomal protein S7, whose protein sequence is MSRRNAAEKRPVLPDPQFNNRLASMMVHRLMKHGKKSTAQKILSDAFGLINERTGSDPIELFETAVKNVTPLVEVRARRVGGATYQVPMEVRQERGTAMALRWLVNFSRSRNGRSMSQKLAGELMDAANEAGNAVRKREETHKMAEANKAFAHYRY, encoded by the coding sequence ATGTCAAGAAGAAACGCAGCAGAAAAAAGACCTGTTCTCCCAGATCCTCAGTTCAATAATCGCTTGGCGAGTATGATGGTTCATCGCTTGATGAAGCATGGGAAGAAATCAACAGCCCAAAAAATCCTTTCTGATGCGTTTGGTTTGATTAACGAACGAACTGGTTCGGATCCGATTGAGTTATTCGAAACAGCTGTGAAAAATGTCACACCTCTTGTTGAAGTTAGAGCAAGGAGAGTTGGTGGAGCAACATATCAGGTTCCAATGGAGGTTCGCCAAGAAAGAGGGACTGCAATGGCACTCAGATGGTTAGTAAATTTCTCAAGATCAAGAAATGGTAGAAGCATGTCTCAAAAACTTGCTGGGGAGCTTATGGATGCAGCCAATGAAGCCGGAAATGCTGTCAGGAAGAGGGAAGAGACCCATAAAATGGCCGAAGCAAATAAAGCTTTTGCTCACTATCGCTATTGA
- the fusA gene encoding elongation factor G produces the protein MARAFPLERIRNIGIAAHIDAGKTTCTERILFYSGVVHKMGEVHDGAAVTDWMAQERERGITITAAAISTTWDDHRINIIDTPGHVDFTIEVERSMRVLDGVIAVFCAVGGVQPQSETVWRQADRYSVPRMVFVNKMDRTGADFLKVHGQIKDRLKANAVPIQLPIGAENDLKGIIDLVENKAYIYKDDLGKDIEQTEVPSDMVDLVSDWRSKLMESIAETEEELLEAFLENGELTIEQLKSGIREGVLKHGVVPMLCGSAFKNKGVQLLLDAVVNYLPAPVDVPPIQGLLPNGKEAVRPSDDGAPFSALAFKVMADPYGKLTFVRMYSGVLEKGSYVLNSTKDAKERISRLIILKADDREEVDELRAGDLGAVLGLKNTTTGDTLCASEEAIVLETLYIPEPVISVAVEPKTKSDMEKLGKALTSLSEEDPTFRVSTDQETNQTVIAGMGELHLEILVDRMLREFKVEANIGAPQVSYRETIRASSSGEGKFARQTGGKGQYGHVVIEVEPGEPGTGFEFVNKIVGGSVPKEYIKPAESGMKETCESGVIAGYPLIDVKVTLVDGSYHDVDSSEMAFKIAGSMAFKDGIKKCNPVLLEPMMKVEVEVPEDFLGSIIGDLSSRRGQVEGQSIDDGQSKVQAKVPLAEMFGYATQLRSMTQGRGIFSMEFSTYEEVPRNVAEAIISKNQGNS, from the coding sequence GTGGCACGCGCCTTCCCTTTAGAACGAATAAGAAATATCGGTATTGCTGCACATATTGATGCTGGTAAAACAACTTGCACTGAAAGAATTCTGTTCTATTCAGGTGTTGTTCACAAGATGGGAGAGGTACATGATGGTGCAGCAGTAACTGATTGGATGGCTCAAGAGAGAGAGAGAGGAATAACGATTACCGCAGCGGCGATTTCAACCACATGGGATGATCACCGTATAAACATTATCGATACCCCTGGACACGTTGACTTCACCATTGAAGTTGAACGCTCTATGAGAGTTCTTGATGGTGTTATTGCTGTCTTCTGTGCTGTTGGAGGCGTACAGCCTCAATCTGAGACGGTTTGGCGTCAAGCCGATAGGTACTCAGTGCCAAGAATGGTATTTGTCAATAAAATGGATCGAACTGGAGCAGATTTCCTAAAGGTTCATGGTCAAATTAAAGATAGATTGAAAGCTAATGCAGTTCCAATTCAGCTACCCATTGGAGCTGAAAATGATTTAAAAGGTATTATTGATCTTGTAGAAAACAAAGCATATATATATAAAGATGATCTCGGGAAAGATATTGAGCAGACTGAGGTTCCATCAGACATGGTTGATTTGGTATCTGATTGGCGATCAAAATTAATGGAATCAATAGCAGAAACCGAGGAGGAATTATTAGAAGCTTTTTTAGAAAATGGTGAGCTAACAATAGAGCAACTCAAATCTGGCATTAGGGAAGGAGTTCTTAAACATGGGGTGGTTCCGATGTTATGTGGTTCAGCTTTTAAAAATAAAGGAGTTCAGTTGTTATTAGATGCAGTAGTTAATTATCTGCCTGCTCCTGTTGATGTCCCTCCTATTCAAGGTTTACTTCCTAACGGAAAAGAAGCTGTAAGACCTTCTGATGATGGCGCTCCATTTAGCGCTCTTGCATTCAAGGTAATGGCTGATCCGTATGGCAAATTGACTTTTGTTCGGATGTATTCCGGTGTTCTTGAAAAAGGAAGTTACGTTCTCAATTCAACTAAGGATGCAAAAGAGAGAATATCTAGATTGATAATTTTGAAAGCTGATGACCGAGAGGAAGTCGATGAATTAAGAGCTGGTGATCTTGGTGCTGTGCTTGGCCTCAAAAACACAACCACAGGAGATACTTTATGCGCTTCCGAAGAGGCAATTGTTCTTGAAACCCTTTATATACCTGAGCCAGTTATTTCGGTTGCGGTAGAACCCAAGACTAAAAGTGATATGGAAAAGTTAGGAAAAGCTCTTACATCTCTTTCTGAGGAAGATCCAACATTCAGAGTAAGTACTGATCAGGAGACCAATCAAACAGTAATCGCAGGTATGGGTGAACTTCACCTAGAGATTCTTGTTGATCGTATGTTGAGAGAATTTAAGGTAGAAGCAAATATTGGAGCACCTCAAGTTTCTTACAGAGAAACGATTAGAGCTAGCTCTTCAGGTGAAGGAAAGTTTGCGCGACAAACAGGTGGTAAAGGTCAGTATGGTCATGTTGTTATTGAAGTTGAGCCAGGTGAACCAGGAACTGGTTTTGAGTTTGTTAATAAAATAGTTGGTGGTTCTGTACCAAAAGAATATATAAAACCTGCTGAATCAGGAATGAAAGAAACATGTGAGTCTGGTGTAATTGCTGGCTATCCTTTAATTGATGTAAAAGTTACATTGGTTGATGGCTCTTATCATGACGTTGACTCATCAGAGATGGCTTTCAAGATTGCTGGGTCAATGGCTTTCAAAGATGGAATCAAGAAGTGCAATCCTGTCCTTCTAGAACCTATGATGAAAGTTGAGGTAGAAGTGCCTGAGGACTTCCTAGGATCTATAATTGGAGATCTGTCCTCTAGACGAGGTCAGGTTGAAGGTCAATCCATCGATGATGGACAATCCAAAGTCCAGGCAAAAGTGCCATTAGCCGAAATGTTTGGCTATGCCACTCAACTCCGATCAATGACTCAAGGTCGGGGTATTTTCTCAATGGAGTTCAGCACCTACGAGGAAGTTCCTCGTAATGTTGCTGAAGCAATTATCTCCAAGAATCAGGGCAATTCCTGA